A genome region from Streptomyces sp. NBC_01296 includes the following:
- a CDS encoding SpoIIE family protein phosphatase, whose product MGVTGDEIGPARSRERFLLGEPVASGVRSPILNSWLRCRSLGLSPDQTELPYRDDFDPDSRLVRAAAPVLDQLASRFTGSQMNVSLADGNGTVLERRFGEPALAHDLPPIQSVPGFVFAERFAGTNGIGLALAERRLVQVYGAEHFAERSQSNACSAIPIRDQLSGHVVGVLCFGYPHGYEDPALPALVRRAAETIERRLMEQHSERERALLRTYLDASHLARTGSAVGNGHLIGLDELGDSGLDRSDQMILKEKATELISSTQRAAVEVALPHGRGVTLMSSPLVSRSGVEGVVVEAVLSGDAAPVHHLSLLPHGGPPSGPPPGPLAPPAAPAAAGHARGKVRGLVLVGEPEVGKYAVAARRRLELLAEASTRIGTTLDVARTAWELAETAVPRLADYVTIDVPEAVLRGEESADPRTELHRTVVHGIREDCPFYPVGQRVELRPGTPHMRCLDSGQAVLEADLRHGVGWIDQEPEHARKIFAHNVHSLVCVPLLARGVLLGVASFYRSEDPAPFGDDDSWLAQELAARAALCIDNARRYTREHTLALTLQQSLLPHGVPEQGAVEVAHRYLPAESGVGGDWFDVIPLSGTRVAMLVGDVVGHGLHAAATMGRLRTAARNFAELELAPDELLTHLDNLLVRLDREEGGENDSGSTGIVGATCLYAVYDPTTRQCTMARAGHPPPALVHPGGVVTFPDLPAGPPLGLGGLPFETAEIQLPEGSTLVLYTDGLVEGRHRDIDVVLDQLSRVLSHPDRTPEDTCQAVIDAVAPDHPADDIALLVARTRTVPADRIATWEVPADPALVSGIRAAATRQLADWGLDDLAFAAELMLSELVTNAVRYGTEPIQVRLVHDRTLICEVADASSTAPHLRRAATTEEGGRGLFLVAQLAHAWGTRYTTHGKVIWAECALDAA is encoded by the coding sequence ATGGGGGTCACGGGAGACGAGATCGGCCCCGCACGCTCCCGTGAGCGGTTCCTGCTGGGTGAGCCGGTCGCGAGCGGGGTACGCAGCCCGATCCTGAACTCCTGGCTGCGCTGCCGGTCCCTGGGACTGTCGCCGGACCAGACCGAACTTCCCTACCGGGACGATTTCGATCCGGACAGCCGGCTCGTCCGTGCGGCCGCGCCCGTGCTCGACCAACTGGCCTCGCGTTTCACGGGCAGCCAGATGAACGTCTCCCTCGCCGACGGGAACGGAACGGTGCTGGAGCGCCGCTTCGGGGAGCCCGCCCTTGCCCATGACCTCCCGCCGATCCAGAGCGTGCCCGGCTTCGTCTTCGCCGAGCGCTTCGCGGGGACCAACGGCATCGGACTCGCGCTCGCCGAGCGGCGGCTCGTCCAGGTCTACGGCGCCGAGCACTTCGCCGAGCGCTCCCAGTCGAACGCCTGCTCCGCCATCCCGATCCGCGACCAGCTGAGCGGACACGTCGTCGGCGTCCTGTGCTTCGGATACCCGCACGGCTACGAGGACCCGGCACTGCCCGCCCTGGTCCGCCGGGCGGCCGAGACCATCGAGCGGCGGCTGATGGAGCAGCATTCGGAGCGCGAGCGCGCCCTGCTGCGGACGTACCTCGACGCCAGCCACCTCGCCCGGACCGGCTCGGCCGTCGGGAACGGGCACCTGATCGGCCTGGACGAGCTCGGCGACAGCGGTCTGGACCGGAGCGATCAGATGATCCTCAAGGAGAAGGCCACCGAGCTCATCTCCTCGACCCAGCGGGCCGCCGTGGAGGTGGCCCTGCCCCACGGGCGCGGCGTCACCCTCATGAGCAGCCCGCTCGTGAGCCGCTCGGGTGTGGAGGGCGTCGTCGTCGAGGCCGTGCTCAGCGGCGATGCGGCGCCGGTGCACCACCTCTCCCTGCTGCCCCACGGCGGACCGCCCTCCGGTCCGCCGCCCGGACCCCTCGCCCCTCCCGCCGCTCCGGCCGCCGCCGGCCACGCCCGCGGCAAGGTCAGAGGACTGGTGCTGGTCGGCGAGCCGGAAGTGGGCAAGTACGCCGTCGCGGCACGCCGCCGCCTGGAGCTGCTGGCCGAGGCCAGCACCCGTATCGGCACCACGCTGGATGTGGCCCGCACCGCCTGGGAGCTCGCCGAGACGGCCGTTCCGCGCCTGGCCGACTACGTCACGATCGACGTGCCCGAGGCCGTGCTGCGCGGTGAGGAGTCGGCCGACCCCCGGACCGAGCTGCACCGCACGGTGGTCCACGGCATACGCGAGGACTGCCCCTTCTACCCGGTCGGGCAGCGGGTGGAGCTGCGCCCCGGCACTCCCCACATGAGGTGTCTGGACAGCGGCCAGGCGGTGCTGGAGGCCGATCTGCGGCACGGCGTCGGCTGGATCGACCAGGAGCCCGAGCACGCTCGGAAGATCTTCGCCCACAACGTGCACTCCCTCGTCTGCGTCCCCCTGCTCGCCCGCGGCGTCCTGCTGGGGGTCGCCAGCTTCTACCGCTCGGAGGACCCCGCTCCCTTCGGGGACGACGACAGCTGGCTGGCCCAGGAACTCGCGGCCCGCGCCGCGCTCTGCATCGACAACGCCCGCCGCTACACCCGTGAGCACACCCTGGCCCTGACCCTGCAGCAGAGCCTGCTCCCGCACGGCGTTCCCGAGCAGGGCGCCGTCGAGGTCGCGCACCGCTACCTGCCCGCCGAATCCGGGGTGGGCGGCGACTGGTTCGACGTCATCCCGCTCTCCGGCACCCGGGTCGCCATGCTCGTGGGAGACGTCGTGGGCCACGGCCTGCACGCCGCCGCCACCATGGGCCGGCTGCGCACCGCCGCCCGCAACTTCGCCGAACTGGAACTCGCCCCGGACGAGCTCCTCACCCACCTGGACAACCTCCTGGTGCGGCTGGACCGGGAGGAGGGCGGCGAGAACGACTCCGGCAGCACCGGCATCGTCGGCGCCACCTGCCTCTACGCCGTCTACGACCCCACGACGCGGCAGTGCACCATGGCCCGCGCCGGCCACCCCCCGCCCGCCCTGGTCCACCCCGGCGGCGTCGTGACGTTCCCCGACCTGCCGGCCGGACCGCCCCTGGGCCTGGGCGGTCTGCCCTTCGAAACGGCCGAGATCCAGCTCCCCGAGGGGAGCACGCTGGTCCTCTACACCGACGGGCTCGTCGAGGGCCGCCATCGCGACATCGATGTCGTCCTCGACCAGCTGAGCCGTGTCCTGTCCCACCCGGACCGCACGCCGGAGGACACCTGCCAGGCGGTCATCGACGCCGTTGCGCCCGACCACCCCGCGGACGACATCGCCCTGCTCGTCGCCCGGACCCGGACCGTGCCCGCCGACCGGATCGCCACGTGGGAGGTGCCCGCGGACCCGGCCCTCGTCTCCGGCATCCGCGCCGCCGCCACCCGCCAGCTGGCCGACTGGGGGCTGGACGACCTCGCGTTCGCCGCCGAGCTGATGCTCAGCGAGCTGGTCACCAACGCGGTCCGCTACGGCACCGAGCCCATCCAGGTACGCCTGGTCCACGACCGCACCCTGATCTGCGAGGTCGCCGACGCCAGCAGCACCGCCCCGCACCTGCGGCGGGCGGCCACGACGGAGGAGGGCGGACGCGGGCTCTTCCTCGTCGCACAGCTCGCCCACGCCTGGGGCACCCGCTACACCACCCACGGCAAGGTCATCTGGGCCGAATGCGCCCTGGACGCGGCCTGA
- a CDS encoding sugar ABC transporter ATP-binding protein has product MHDTPVTSTSPPPRSGAEPLVRIRGLGKRFGGTVALDGVGLDVHRGSVLALLGPNGAGKSTLIKVLAGVHRADTGEVTVAGHPLGSDAARRAMSFIHQDLGLVEWMTVAENIALGTGYPRRRGLISWRETRRNCAEALRIVAGHLDPDARIVDLAPAERSLVAIARALARRAELFVLDEPTATLPAADCARLFDVLHALRDRGHGILYVSHRLDEVYEVADTFAVLRDGRLVSHGPLAPYSPARLVHDIVGPEPAVGPPPAAAPGFPPAPASRSAPVRPPVLLLDGVTTQRTGPVGLELREGEILAMVGLTGAGHMHLGRALAGALPLLGGRALLDGRPYHPRTVAAALGAGVGFVAGNRQEEGCAAELTVRENFLANPRAAGVPAWHWVAPRRERAEAAALIERFHVLPRDSEVPIATLSGGNQQKVMVGRRLRGKLRLLILEEPTAGVDVGAKAAIHRLLDEALAAGLAVLLISTDFEEVADVCHRALVFGRGSVVAELAGETLSVTELTRTASALPAITGSAGSR; this is encoded by the coding sequence GTGCATGACACTCCCGTCACCTCGACGAGCCCGCCCCCGCGCTCCGGCGCAGAACCCCTCGTCCGCATCCGCGGTCTCGGCAAGCGGTTCGGCGGCACGGTCGCCCTGGACGGGGTCGGCCTCGACGTCCACCGCGGCAGCGTCCTCGCCCTCCTCGGCCCCAACGGGGCCGGGAAGTCCACGCTCATCAAGGTGCTCGCCGGGGTCCACCGCGCCGACACGGGCGAGGTGACCGTCGCCGGGCACCCGCTCGGCTCCGACGCGGCCCGCCGCGCCATGTCCTTCATCCACCAGGACCTCGGTCTCGTCGAGTGGATGACCGTCGCCGAGAACATCGCCCTGGGGACCGGATACCCCCGCCGCCGCGGCCTGATCTCCTGGCGCGAGACCCGGAGGAACTGCGCCGAGGCGCTGCGGATCGTCGCCGGACACCTGGACCCCGACGCCCGCATCGTCGACCTCGCCCCCGCCGAACGCTCACTGGTCGCGATCGCCCGCGCCCTGGCCAGACGGGCGGAGCTGTTCGTCCTGGACGAGCCGACCGCCACCCTCCCCGCCGCGGACTGCGCCCGCCTCTTCGACGTACTGCACGCCCTGCGCGACCGGGGGCACGGCATCCTCTATGTCAGCCACCGCCTCGACGAGGTGTACGAGGTCGCCGACACCTTCGCCGTCCTGCGCGACGGACGGCTCGTCAGCCACGGTCCCCTCGCGCCGTACAGCCCCGCGCGTCTGGTGCACGACATCGTGGGCCCCGAACCGGCCGTCGGCCCGCCGCCCGCAGCGGCCCCCGGTTTCCCTCCCGCCCCTGCGTCCCGCTCCGCGCCGGTCCGCCCGCCCGTACTGCTCCTCGACGGCGTGACGACGCAGCGCACCGGCCCGGTCGGTCTGGAGCTGCGCGAAGGCGAGATCCTCGCCATGGTCGGGCTGACCGGCGCCGGCCACATGCACCTGGGCCGCGCCCTCGCCGGCGCACTGCCGCTCCTCGGCGGCCGGGCACTGCTCGACGGCCGTCCGTACCACCCGCGCACGGTCGCCGCCGCCCTCGGCGCCGGCGTCGGTTTCGTGGCCGGCAACCGGCAGGAGGAGGGCTGCGCCGCGGAACTGACGGTACGGGAGAACTTCCTGGCCAATCCCCGGGCAGCCGGGGTGCCTGCGTGGCACTGGGTCGCCCCCCGGCGCGAGCGCGCCGAGGCCGCCGCCCTGATCGAGCGGTTCCACGTACTCCCCCGCGACAGCGAGGTGCCGATCGCCACGCTGTCCGGCGGCAACCAGCAGAAGGTGATGGTCGGCCGCCGGCTCCGCGGGAAGCTGCGCCTGCTGATCCTCGAGGAGCCGACGGCCGGCGTGGACGTCGGCGCCAAGGCCGCGATCCACCGGCTCCTCGACGAGGCGCTGGCCGCCGGTCTGGCGGTCCTGCTCATCTCCACCGATTTCGAGGAGGTCGCCGACGTGTGCCACCGCGCGCTCGTGTTCGGGCGCGGGAGCGTGGTGGCCGAGCTGGCGGGCGAGACGCTGAGCGTCACCGAACTCACCCGTACCGCCTCGGCCCTGCCCGCGATCACCGGAAGCGCGGGGAGCCGGTGA